Proteins encoded within one genomic window of [Enterobacter] lignolyticus SCF1:
- a CDS encoding sensor domain-containing diguanylate cyclase has protein sequence MLGEKNISFYNRLSLRAKQGLLLILVILQAMLLVGYLVYQYTYIKGEAARILRNTTLLEAENFEITQDAMRYQIRVIGNAILLNHTVTPENATSFLEEELKREWLDGVVVFNDKGDFVASCALFPLKKVFSETTLAELSFRERPLFKNLRLKEENDRLLYWQSKGTDLNMHGFVMYHAVRDLTGRFLGGVLGYFDSRSMIEMFRKLERKGFYLGAGGAMAVLDRSNRIQLTRVGAGTDQELPHFNPYLSQVMQYAADSARAHEYRSPVDGTPRMGVFLNLSNHEWVMAVGLAEHEILYGWYIQVLCSIIALVVMATTQWLLLNYMHTNFLQRQQLIQEAMYDALTGLANRRHFNERVQWACRTAQRKRQPLSVLSIDLDHFKRINDYYGHSVGDEVLRCIGQLLPGLVREGDIIARVGGEEFVVVMLSTELEEAGVVAEHIRASFANQSIDFHGRKIQFTASFGLTQIMPDELDVSDGIKVALDRADRGLYRAKREGRNRVCRVDKD, from the coding sequence GTGCTGGGCGAAAAAAATATCTCCTTCTACAATCGCTTGAGTTTAAGAGCAAAACAGGGTTTGCTTTTGATTCTTGTTATTTTACAAGCCATGCTTCTTGTCGGTTATCTTGTTTATCAATATACCTATATTAAAGGCGAAGCTGCTCGCATATTACGTAATACCACGTTGCTGGAAGCAGAAAACTTTGAAATTACTCAGGATGCAATGCGTTATCAGATACGCGTCATCGGCAATGCTATTCTGTTGAACCATACAGTCACGCCAGAAAATGCAACATCGTTCCTTGAAGAAGAGCTAAAGCGTGAGTGGTTGGATGGTGTGGTAGTGTTTAATGATAAAGGTGATTTTGTTGCCAGTTGTGCTCTTTTTCCGCTTAAAAAGGTGTTCAGCGAAACCACGCTCGCTGAGCTCAGCTTTCGGGAGCGGCCTTTATTCAAAAACCTACGACTCAAGGAGGAAAATGATCGTCTGCTATATTGGCAAAGTAAAGGTACCGATCTAAATATGCATGGGTTTGTGATGTACCATGCAGTACGCGACCTTACAGGACGTTTTCTGGGGGGCGTCCTCGGGTATTTTGACTCTCGGTCAATGATTGAGATGTTTCGCAAACTTGAGCGCAAAGGTTTTTATCTCGGCGCTGGTGGGGCAATGGCGGTACTCGATCGTAGTAATAGAATTCAACTGACTCGGGTGGGGGCAGGTACCGATCAGGAGTTACCCCATTTCAATCCTTATCTCAGCCAGGTAATGCAATATGCCGCCGATTCGGCCCGGGCGCATGAATACAGATCACCAGTTGATGGTACCCCACGCATGGGCGTATTTCTCAATTTAAGCAATCATGAATGGGTGATGGCTGTAGGGTTGGCTGAGCACGAAATCCTGTACGGTTGGTATATTCAGGTCCTGTGCTCGATTATAGCGCTGGTCGTTATGGCGACGACGCAATGGCTCTTGTTGAATTATATGCATACCAACTTCTTACAACGCCAGCAGCTTATTCAGGAAGCTATGTATGATGCGCTGACGGGGTTGGCCAATCGCCGTCATTTTAATGAACGTGTGCAGTGGGCTTGTCGTACAGCACAGCGCAAGCGACAACCTTTGAGTGTTTTAAGCATCGATCTGGACCATTTCAAAAGGATTAATGACTATTATGGTCATAGCGTTGGGGATGAAGTGCTCAGGTGTATAGGGCAACTATTACCGGGGTTGGTCAGGGAAGGGGATATTATCGCACGAGTGGGAGGGGAGGAGTTTGTGGTGGTTATGCTATCCACAGAACTTGAGGAGGCTGGTGTAGTGGCCGAGCATATCCGTGCCAGTTTCGCTAATCAGAGCATTGATTTTCATGGTCGCAAGATTCAGTTCACCGCGAGCTTTGGCCTTACTCAAATAATGCCCGACGAACTGGATGTCAGTGACGGTATCAAAGTTGCCCTTGATAGGGCAGACCGGGGGTTGTATCGCGCTAAACGAGAGGGGCGAAATCGGGTGTGCAGAGTGGATAAGGATTGA
- a CDS encoding IS3 family transposase, with the protein MRKIRFTEHQIIAVLKSVEAGRIVKDVCREAAISEASYYNWKAKYGGMEAADIKKIKALEDENRRLKQIFADLSLECRALKDVIEKKALKPAVKRELVSYLTAQFAMSVRQACRTLSLSRTVYFYQPDTRRDEPVILALTELAERYPRYGFKKLFQVLRRQGNAWNHKRVHRIYCLLKLNFRRKGKQRLPVRNPTPLATPEALNQSWSIDFMHDALVCGRRFRTFNVVDDFNREALAIEIDLNIPAQRVVRVLERRVANRGYPLKMRMDNGPERVSLALAQWAEEHGVMLEFIRPGKHTQNAFIERFNRTYRTEILYFYLFRTLNEAREITERWLAEYNSERPHESLNNLTPEEYRLMAENPEISKSAWN; encoded by the coding sequence ATGCGTAAGATCCGTTTCACCGAGCACCAGATCATCGCCGTCCTGAAGTCCGTCGAAGCTGGCAGGATTGTCAAAGATGTGTGTCGCGAGGCCGCTATTTCGGAAGCCAGCTACTACAACTGGAAGGCGAAATATGGTGGGATGGAAGCCGCTGATATCAAAAAAATAAAAGCTCTTGAGGACGAAAATCGTCGTCTGAAGCAGATATTTGCCGATCTCAGCCTTGAATGTCGGGCACTGAAAGACGTTATCGAAAAAAAAGCTTTAAAACCAGCGGTAAAGCGGGAACTCGTCAGCTATCTGACGGCACAGTTTGCTATGAGCGTCCGCCAGGCATGCAGGACATTATCGCTGAGCAGGACGGTGTATTTTTATCAGCCCGATACCCGGCGCGATGAACCGGTGATCCTGGCGTTGACTGAACTGGCAGAACGCTATCCGCGATACGGTTTTAAGAAACTGTTTCAGGTGCTGCGCAGGCAGGGTAACGCCTGGAATCATAAGCGTGTTCACCGGATTTACTGCCTGCTTAAACTGAATTTTCGCCGCAAAGGCAAGCAGCGTCTGCCGGTACGAAACCCTACGCCGCTGGCAACACCTGAGGCACTTAATCAGAGCTGGTCCATCGATTTTATGCACGATGCGCTGGTGTGTGGCAGACGCTTCCGGACCTTCAATGTGGTGGATGACTTTAACCGCGAGGCTCTTGCAATAGAAATCGACCTGAATATCCCGGCGCAGCGAGTCGTGAGAGTGCTCGAGAGGAGAGTGGCGAATCGCGGATATCCACTGAAGATGCGAATGGATAACGGGCCAGAACGGGTATCGCTGGCTCTGGCTCAGTGGGCGGAGGAACACGGGGTGATGCTGGAATTTATCAGGCCGGGTAAACATACGCAGAATGCGTTTATTGAGCGGTTCAATCGGACGTACCGGACAGAAATCCTGTATTTTTATCTGTTCAGGACCCTGAATGAAGCGCGGGAAATCACAGAGCGCTGGCTGGCTGAATATAACAGTGAGCGGCCTCATGAATCCCTGAATAATCTAACGCCGGAAGAGTACCGACTGATGGCCGAAAATCCGGAAATCTCAAAAAGTGCGTGGAACTAA